A stretch of Telopea speciosissima isolate NSW1024214 ecotype Mountain lineage chromosome 11, Tspe_v1, whole genome shotgun sequence DNA encodes these proteins:
- the LOC122645428 gene encoding U-box domain-containing protein 17-like produces MVGEDGVSEASGGDENIGSLLQNSSISGHFHDLNQEISPLLDIFPLKELELSLDIREHIELMQSQFSKAKLFIDQRDEMLRLQLFSFLEEFERGHILDQEALRTLFIDRLGIRDAKTCRAEIEFLEEQIYNLEGNVEPTVSVLNGFVALTRYYRFLLFGFEDEEMGTGNHKKQNKGLISLDNGESSVPIPKDFICPISLDLMRDPVKISRGQTYDRLSIAHWMEEGHCSCPKTGPILTHTRLVPNRALPKLISQWCSAHGIHFDPSDSPDTTMKTIAVAAAAKAAIKANTATAELLIQQLSNGSEVVKTVAVRELRLLAKTGRENG; encoded by the exons ATGGTCGGTGAAGATGGAGTATCGGAAGCGAGCGGCGGGGATGAGAA TATCGGAAGCCTCCTCCAGaactcttctatttctggtcattTCCACGACCTCAACCAGGAGATCTCCCCGCTTCTCGACATATTCCCGTTGAAAGAGCTCGAGCTATCTCTAGACATCAGAGAGCATATTGAGCTTATGCAGAGCCAGTTTAGCAAAGCCAAGTTATTTATTGACCAACGTGATGAGATGCTGAGGCTTCagctcttctccttccttgaaGAGTTTGAGCGGGGACATATTCTTGATCAGGAAGCGTTGCGTACTCTTTTCATCGACAGATTGGGGATTCGAGATGCAAAAACTTGTAGAGCTGAGATTGAATTCTTGGAAGAGCAGATTTATAATCTTGAGGGGAATGTTGAACCGACTGTCTCAGTACTCAATGGGTTTGTTGCCCTTACAAGGTATTACAGATTTTTGCTTTTTGGCTTTGAGGATGAAGAAATGGGAACTGGTAACCATAAGAAACAGAACAAGGGTCTTATTTCTTTGGATAATGGTGAATCTAGTGTTCCAATTCCAAAGGATTTTATTTGCCCAATATCTTTGGACTTGATGCGAGACCCGGTAAAAATCTCAAGGGGGCAGACCTATGATCGACTTTCCATAGCCCATTGGATGGAAGAAGGGCATTGCAGCTGTCCAAAGACAGGACCGATCCTTACTCACACTCGTCTTGTGCCAAATCGAGCTCTCCCAAAGCTAATCTCCCAGTGGTGCTCTGCTCATGGGATACATTTTGATCCATCAGATAGTCCAGATACGACAATGAAAACCATTGCAGTGGCTGCAGCTGCCAAAGCTGCAATCAAAGCTAACACAGCAACAGCTGAGCTTCTAATTCAACAGTTATCAAATGGGTCAGAGGTGGTAAAAACAGTCGCTGTTCGCGAGCTGCGGTTGCTGGCTAAAACTGGAAGAGAGAATGGCTGA
- the LOC122646476 gene encoding uncharacterized protein LOC122646476 isoform X2: MGAMATCLPSLGRVKLADLIASEGLPSDSYKISVSTLSQSLAQYSAAIIQLPGGDGALLRSGLESARLYFHQRTSYPAADIVHANDSREWCKTSGYYADPQLWQEIYDYRPGLTPTELNNTMEFPPAGLPDIYAVLGKTARGILDAISFSLNLRSSPFTEILDNVPLRNREMSSSVLSVCCHSRPSFQGAQHHTLTTQEDGQLVMFPDHEHQVDKSLLTIVKSERAGLHIRDFNGRWILVDGDLGPHEAVVYPGLALYQATAGYVSPALHRTEVGNLQSNMYGRCSLTFKLMPKSMTSLSCSEMRAAGHGVEAQFQLPIPVDDFMQRSHPTDQLFTRQSFSSYNFPPTQDGSFKPLLKRKKNNTRCKPLPPSKRLRLEAQRVLKERVQDIADKKGIKLRFCNLKECEGHIQSLDSPCGSIRMKIGWPPGVPFVHPHDLPNKAKLGFLEAYEPGWTASQDMENQSP; encoded by the exons ATGGGTGCCATGGCCACTTGCCTGCCGTCTCTAGGTCGTGTGAAGCTTGCTGATTTGATAGCCTCTGAAGGACTTCCTTCTGATTCCTACAAAATATCTGTATCAACTTTGTCACAGTCACTAGCTCAGTATTCTGCTGCCATTATTCAGCTACCTGGGGGTGATGGTGCTCTCTTAAGATCTGGGCTGGAATCAGCTCGCCTCTACTTCCACCAGAGAACGTCATATCCAGCTGCTGATATAGTTCATGCCAATGACTCTCGTGAATGGTGCAAGACCTCTGGGTATTATGCGGACCCTCAACTATGGCAAGAAATATATGATTACAGGCCGGGCCTGACTCCTACGGAGCTTAACAACACTATGGAATTTCCTCCTGCTGGTTTGCCTGATATATATGCAGTACTTGGAAAAACAGCTAGAGGTATCTTGGATGCCATCAGCTTCTCCTTAAACTTGCGTAGCTCTCCATTTACGGAAATACTTGATAATGTCCCCCTTAGAAATCGGGAAATGTCTTCTTCAGTCCTGTCTGTTTGCTGTCACTCAAGACCATCGTTTCAAGGAGCTCAACATCATACTCTGACAACCCAAGAGGATGGCCAATTGGTTATGTTTCCTGACCATGAGCATCAAGTTGATAAGAGCTTGTTAACTATAGTTAAGTCAGAAAGAGCAGGTTTACACATCAGGGACTTTAATGGACGTTGGATACTTGTGGATGGGGATCTTGGACCCCATGAAGCAGTTGTCTACCCTGGGCTGGCTTTGTACCAGGCAACTGCTGGTTATGTCAGCCCTGCTCTGCACCGGACAGAGGTCGGTAATTTACAAAGTAACATGTATGGACGATGTTCCCTGACTTTCAAGCTCATGCCTAAATCCATGACAAGTCTCAGCTGTTCTGAAATGAGAGCAGCTGGCCACGGGGTTGAAGCTCAGTTTCAGCTTCCTATACCAGTTGATGACTTCATGCAGAGGTCCCACCCAACAGATCAACTCTTTACCAGGCAAAGTTTCTCAAGTTATAATTTTCCACCAACTCAAGATG GATCTTTTAAGCCCTTgttaaagaggaagaagaataacaCAAGGTGCAAACCATTGCCACCTTCAAAGAGGTTGCGGCTTGAGGCACAGAGAGTCCTCAAAGAGCGAGTACAGGACATTGCAGACAAGAAGGGCATAAAATTGAGGTTCTGCAATTTAAAGGAATGTGAGGGTCACATACAATCTCTGGACAGCCCCTGTGGAAGTATACGGATGAAGATCGGGTGGCCACCAGGGGTGCCCTTTGTTCATCCCCATGATCTACCCAACAAGGCAAAGCTTGGTTTCCTTGAAGCATACGAACCTGGGTGGACAGCCTCGCAAGATATGGA GAATCAATCTCCGTAA
- the LOC122646476 gene encoding uncharacterized protein LOC122646476 isoform X1, with protein MGAMATCLPSLGRVKLADLIASEGLPSDSYKISVSTLSQSLAQYSAAIIQLPGGDGALLRSGLESARLYFHQRTSYPAADIVHANDSREWCKTSGYYADPQLWQEIYDYRPGLTPTELNNTMEFPPAGLPDIYAVLGKTARGILDAISFSLNLRSSPFTEILDNVPLRNREMSSSVLSVCCHSRPSFQGAQHHTLTTQEDGQLVMFPDHEHQVDKSLLTIVKSERAGLHIRDFNGRWILVDGDLGPHEAVVYPGLALYQATAGYVSPALHRTEVGNLQSNMYGRCSLTFKLMPKSMTSLSCSEMRAAGHGVEAQFQLPIPVDDFMQRSHPTDQLFTRQSFSSYNFPPTQDGSFKPLLKRKKNNTRCKPLPPSKRLRLEAQRVLKERVQDIADKKGIKLRFCNLKECEGHIQSLDSPCGSIRMKIGWPPGVPFVHPHDLPNKAKLGFLEAYEPGWTASQDMELSLIEPGQAMQPSAN; from the exons ATGGGTGCCATGGCCACTTGCCTGCCGTCTCTAGGTCGTGTGAAGCTTGCTGATTTGATAGCCTCTGAAGGACTTCCTTCTGATTCCTACAAAATATCTGTATCAACTTTGTCACAGTCACTAGCTCAGTATTCTGCTGCCATTATTCAGCTACCTGGGGGTGATGGTGCTCTCTTAAGATCTGGGCTGGAATCAGCTCGCCTCTACTTCCACCAGAGAACGTCATATCCAGCTGCTGATATAGTTCATGCCAATGACTCTCGTGAATGGTGCAAGACCTCTGGGTATTATGCGGACCCTCAACTATGGCAAGAAATATATGATTACAGGCCGGGCCTGACTCCTACGGAGCTTAACAACACTATGGAATTTCCTCCTGCTGGTTTGCCTGATATATATGCAGTACTTGGAAAAACAGCTAGAGGTATCTTGGATGCCATCAGCTTCTCCTTAAACTTGCGTAGCTCTCCATTTACGGAAATACTTGATAATGTCCCCCTTAGAAATCGGGAAATGTCTTCTTCAGTCCTGTCTGTTTGCTGTCACTCAAGACCATCGTTTCAAGGAGCTCAACATCATACTCTGACAACCCAAGAGGATGGCCAATTGGTTATGTTTCCTGACCATGAGCATCAAGTTGATAAGAGCTTGTTAACTATAGTTAAGTCAGAAAGAGCAGGTTTACACATCAGGGACTTTAATGGACGTTGGATACTTGTGGATGGGGATCTTGGACCCCATGAAGCAGTTGTCTACCCTGGGCTGGCTTTGTACCAGGCAACTGCTGGTTATGTCAGCCCTGCTCTGCACCGGACAGAGGTCGGTAATTTACAAAGTAACATGTATGGACGATGTTCCCTGACTTTCAAGCTCATGCCTAAATCCATGACAAGTCTCAGCTGTTCTGAAATGAGAGCAGCTGGCCACGGGGTTGAAGCTCAGTTTCAGCTTCCTATACCAGTTGATGACTTCATGCAGAGGTCCCACCCAACAGATCAACTCTTTACCAGGCAAAGTTTCTCAAGTTATAATTTTCCACCAACTCAAGATG GATCTTTTAAGCCCTTgttaaagaggaagaagaataacaCAAGGTGCAAACCATTGCCACCTTCAAAGAGGTTGCGGCTTGAGGCACAGAGAGTCCTCAAAGAGCGAGTACAGGACATTGCAGACAAGAAGGGCATAAAATTGAGGTTCTGCAATTTAAAGGAATGTGAGGGTCACATACAATCTCTGGACAGCCCCTGTGGAAGTATACGGATGAAGATCGGGTGGCCACCAGGGGTGCCCTTTGTTCATCCCCATGATCTACCCAACAAGGCAAAGCTTGGTTTCCTTGAAGCATACGAACCTGGGTGGACAGCCTCGCAAGATATGGAGTTAAGTCTAATTGAACCTGGACAGGCCATGCAACCCTCAGCTAACT GA